From Deferrisoma camini S3R1, the proteins below share one genomic window:
- the rpe gene encoding ribulose-phosphate 3-epimerase, with protein MPIIAPSILSADFGRLADEVRAVDRAGADWIHVDVMDGRFVPNLTIGPPVVRAVRAATDKPLDVHLMIVEPERYVPAFAEAGADVLTVHAEACPHLHRNLQQIRDLGRKAGVSLNPSTPVCAVEHVLDLVDLVLVMSVNPGFGGQSFLDLAVPKIERLRRMADERGLSFHIEVDGGITHRTIGPCARAGADAFVAGSYVFGAEDYAGAIERLRRGAS; from the coding sequence ATGCCAATCATCGCTCCCAGCATCCTCTCCGCCGACTTCGGCCGGCTGGCCGACGAGGTCCGGGCCGTGGACCGGGCCGGGGCCGACTGGATCCACGTGGACGTGATGGACGGCCGGTTCGTGCCGAACCTGACCATCGGCCCGCCGGTGGTTCGGGCGGTTCGGGCGGCCACCGACAAGCCCTTGGACGTGCACCTGATGATCGTGGAGCCCGAGCGCTACGTGCCCGCGTTCGCCGAGGCCGGGGCCGACGTGCTCACGGTGCACGCCGAGGCATGCCCCCACCTGCACCGGAACCTCCAGCAGATCCGGGACCTGGGCCGGAAGGCCGGGGTGAGCCTGAACCCCTCGACCCCGGTGTGCGCGGTGGAGCACGTGCTCGACCTGGTGGACCTGGTGCTGGTGATGAGCGTGAACCCGGGGTTCGGGGGTCAGTCGTTCCTGGACCTGGCCGTTCCCAAGATCGAGCGGCTGCGCCGCATGGCCGACGAGCGGGGCCTTTCGTTCCACATCGAGGTGGACGGGGGCATCACCCACCGAACGATCGGGCCGTGCGCCCGGGCCGGGGCCGACGCGTTCGTGGCCGGGTCGTACGTGTTCGGGGCCGAGGACTACGCCGGCGCGATCGAGCGGCTGCGCCGGGGCGCCTCTTGA
- the ileS gene encoding isoleucine--tRNA ligase gives MDYKETLNLPKTAFPMRANLAKREPEILTRWEEQGLYRRILDNSSGRPLFVLHDGPPYANGHIHMGHAVNKILKDIVVKSRSMFGFHSPYVPGWDCHGLPIEHQVDKELGSEKETLSKADVRRRCRAYADRFVGIQREEFQRLGVFGLWDEPYLTMNYAYEAQIAREFGRFVEAGAVYVGQKPVYWCASCRTALAEAEVEYAEKRSPSIYVKFPFGGDPAEIDPALAGKRVSVVIWTTTPWTIPANLAVALNPEFEYAAYEAPAGSGEVWILARRLAPVVLEAAGVDEGRELVRVDPVALEGKAFRHPLYDRDSVVVLGDHVTLEAGTGCVHTAPGHGQEDYEVALRYGLEPYAPVDDRGRFTAEVGDRFAGRHVFQANAEVNAALRDAGALLREEEIEHSYPHCWRCKQPIIFRATRQWFISMDKTGLRQKALSEIDRVQWVPRWGRERIYNMVRDRPDWCISRQRAWGVPITAARCADCGATYLDPRLSYRAAEVFESEGADAWFERPLEDFLPDGAACPSCGSTRLEKEQDILDVWFDSGVSFAAVCEKRPELDSPADLYLEGSDQHRGWFHSSLLAAVGTRGHAPYRAVLTHGFVVDGQGRKMSKSQGNVVSPDEVIRRYGAEILRLWVAAEDYRDDIRISEEILKRLVEAYRRIRNTCRFLLGNLSDFAPRSDGVDRSDLWEIDRYCLDRLNRLVERCRRAYEEYEFHVIFHRIHNFCAVDLSAFYLDILKDRLYTFPARSRGRRAAQTVLYEVLHKLCRLMAPVLAFTADEVWQHLPAAGDSVHLELFPEVEADAVDDELADRWDRLRRLRTLVTRAAETARVRKLIGHSLDAKVVLHVDNRWEAFLGPYASELPFLFIVSQVDLVPGEGGAFTDPDLPGVGATVERAEGEKCQRCWNYSPTVGQDPEHPAACARCVKHLAEAAG, from the coding sequence ATGGACTACAAAGAGACCCTGAACCTCCCCAAGACCGCCTTTCCCATGCGGGCCAACCTGGCCAAGCGGGAGCCGGAGATCCTCACCCGGTGGGAGGAGCAGGGGCTGTACCGCCGCATACTCGACAACTCGTCCGGCCGGCCCCTGTTCGTGCTCCACGACGGGCCCCCGTACGCCAACGGCCACATCCACATGGGCCACGCGGTCAACAAGATCCTCAAGGACATCGTGGTCAAGAGCCGGTCCATGTTCGGGTTCCACAGCCCGTACGTGCCCGGGTGGGACTGCCACGGGCTGCCCATCGAGCACCAGGTGGACAAGGAGCTCGGGTCGGAGAAGGAGACCCTCTCCAAGGCCGACGTGCGGCGGCGGTGCCGGGCCTACGCCGATCGGTTCGTGGGGATCCAGCGCGAGGAGTTCCAGCGGCTCGGCGTGTTCGGGCTGTGGGATGAGCCCTACCTCACCATGAACTACGCCTATGAGGCCCAGATCGCCCGGGAGTTCGGCCGGTTCGTGGAGGCGGGGGCCGTGTACGTGGGCCAGAAGCCGGTGTACTGGTGCGCCTCGTGCCGCACCGCCCTGGCCGAGGCCGAGGTGGAGTACGCCGAGAAGAGGAGCCCCAGCATCTACGTGAAGTTCCCGTTCGGGGGCGACCCGGCCGAGATCGACCCGGCCCTGGCGGGCAAACGGGTGTCGGTGGTGATCTGGACCACCACCCCCTGGACCATCCCGGCCAACCTGGCCGTGGCCCTGAACCCCGAGTTCGAGTACGCGGCCTACGAGGCGCCCGCGGGTTCGGGCGAGGTGTGGATCCTGGCCCGGCGGCTGGCCCCGGTGGTTCTGGAGGCGGCCGGCGTCGACGAGGGCCGGGAGCTGGTGCGGGTGGACCCCGTGGCCCTGGAGGGCAAGGCGTTCCGCCACCCCCTGTACGACCGGGACAGCGTGGTGGTGCTGGGCGACCACGTCACCCTGGAGGCCGGCACCGGGTGCGTGCACACGGCCCCGGGCCACGGCCAGGAGGACTACGAGGTGGCCCTGCGCTACGGCCTGGAGCCCTACGCCCCGGTGGACGACCGGGGCCGGTTCACGGCCGAGGTGGGGGACCGGTTCGCGGGCCGGCACGTGTTCCAGGCCAACGCCGAGGTCAACGCGGCCCTGCGCGACGCCGGGGCACTCCTCCGAGAGGAGGAGATCGAGCACTCCTACCCCCACTGCTGGCGGTGCAAGCAGCCCATCATCTTCCGGGCCACCCGCCAGTGGTTCATCTCCATGGACAAGACCGGGCTGCGGCAGAAGGCCCTGTCCGAGATCGACCGGGTCCAGTGGGTGCCGCGGTGGGGGCGGGAGCGGATCTACAACATGGTGCGCGACCGGCCGGACTGGTGCATCTCGCGCCAGCGGGCCTGGGGCGTGCCGATCACGGCGGCCCGGTGCGCCGACTGCGGCGCCACCTACCTGGACCCCCGCCTGAGCTACCGGGCGGCCGAGGTGTTCGAGAGCGAGGGCGCGGACGCCTGGTTCGAGCGGCCCCTGGAGGACTTCCTGCCCGATGGCGCGGCCTGCCCCTCGTGTGGCTCGACCCGCCTCGAGAAGGAACAGGACATCCTGGACGTGTGGTTCGACTCGGGGGTGTCGTTCGCGGCCGTGTGCGAGAAGCGGCCCGAGCTCGACAGCCCGGCCGACCTGTACCTGGAGGGCTCGGACCAGCACCGGGGCTGGTTCCACTCGAGCCTCCTGGCCGCCGTGGGCACCCGGGGCCACGCTCCGTACCGGGCCGTGCTGACCCACGGGTTCGTGGTGGACGGGCAGGGCCGCAAGATGTCCAAGAGCCAGGGCAACGTGGTCAGCCCCGACGAGGTGATCCGGCGGTACGGGGCCGAGATCCTGCGGCTCTGGGTGGCGGCCGAGGACTACCGGGACGACATCCGGATCTCCGAGGAGATCCTGAAGCGCCTGGTCGAGGCCTACCGGCGCATCCGCAACACCTGCCGGTTCCTGCTGGGCAACCTGTCCGACTTCGCCCCCCGGTCCGACGGGGTGGACCGCTCCGACCTGTGGGAGATCGACCGGTACTGCCTGGACCGGCTGAACCGGCTGGTCGAGCGGTGCCGCCGGGCCTACGAGGAGTACGAGTTCCACGTCATCTTCCACCGGATCCACAACTTCTGCGCGGTGGACCTGTCGGCGTTCTACCTGGACATCCTCAAGGACCGGCTCTACACATTCCCCGCCCGGAGCCGGGGCCGGCGGGCGGCCCAGACCGTGCTGTACGAGGTGCTCCACAAGCTGTGCCGGCTCATGGCGCCGGTGCTCGCGTTCACGGCCGACGAGGTGTGGCAGCACCTACCGGCCGCGGGCGACAGCGTGCACCTGGAGCTGTTCCCCGAGGTGGAGGCCGACGCCGTGGACGACGAGCTGGCCGACCGGTGGGACCGGCTGCGCAGGCTCCGGACCCTGGTGACCCGGGCGGCCGAGACCGCCCGGGTGCGCAAGCTCATCGGCCACTCCCTGGACGCCAAGGTGGTGCTCCACGTGGACAACCGGTGGGAGGCGTTCCTCGGCCCCTACGCGTCGGAGCTGCCGTTCCTGTTCATCGTGAGCCAGGTGGACCTGGTGCCCGGTGAGGGAGGCGCGTTCACCGACCCGGACCTGCCCGGCGTGGGCGCGACCGTGGAGCGGGCCGAGGGCGAGAAGTGCCAGCGGTGCTGGAACTACTCCCCCACCGTCGGTCAGGACCCCGAGCACCCCGCGGCCTGCGCCCGGTGCGTGAAACACCTGGCCGAGGCAGCCGGGTGA
- the lspA gene encoding signal peptidase II: MRAKLLFFAAPAAAALALDQLTKAWVQASFRLYESRPVIEGWFHLTYVRNPGAAFGLFADHGAGFRTPFFVIVTLVALAAIGVAVARLAPDRRWTLGALGLVAGGALGNLVDRVRWGEVVDFLDVFWRSYHWPAFNLADSAITVGVAMLLLEEFRGSRKPEK, encoded by the coding sequence GTGAGGGCCAAGCTCCTCTTCTTCGCTGCGCCGGCCGCCGCGGCCCTCGCCCTGGACCAGCTCACCAAGGCGTGGGTGCAGGCCTCGTTCCGGCTGTACGAGAGCCGCCCCGTGATCGAGGGGTGGTTCCATCTGACCTACGTGCGCAACCCCGGGGCCGCCTTCGGCCTGTTCGCGGACCACGGCGCGGGGTTCCGTACCCCGTTCTTCGTGATCGTGACCCTGGTGGCCCTGGCCGCCATCGGCGTGGCCGTGGCCCGCCTGGCCCCGGACCGGCGCTGGACGCTGGGGGCGCTGGGCCTGGTGGCCGGCGGGGCCCTGGGCAACCTGGTGGACCGGGTCCGGTGGGGCGAGGTGGTGGACTTCCTGGACGTGTTCTGGCGCTCGTACCACTGGCCCGCGTTCAACCTGGCCGACTCGGCCATCACCGTGGGCGTGGCCATGCTGCTCCTGGAGGAGTTCCGGGGCTCCCGAAAGCCTGAAAAATGA
- the lgt gene encoding prolipoprotein diacylglyceryl transferase: MHPILFQFGRLTVYTYGLFVALGFFVAIWVAGREAGRLGMEPRKVQDLGLVVLISALVGARLFYVLVEWEYFVDHPLQVFEIWKGGLVFYGGFVTAALASLAYVRHAGLPVWPTADAVAPGLALGQALGRIGCFFAGCCYGAECRLPWAVTFTDPRGLAPLNLPLHPTQIYSAVGNFVIFLVLYFGFRKRWGGTGRVFGLYLVLYPAFRFMVEFFRNDPRGSLGPLSTSQALGIPLFLFGLWLLWVRRGEGQ; this comes from the coding sequence ATGCATCCGATTCTGTTTCAGTTCGGCAGACTCACCGTCTATACCTACGGCCTGTTCGTGGCCCTGGGGTTCTTCGTGGCCATCTGGGTCGCGGGCCGCGAGGCCGGCCGGCTCGGCATGGAGCCCCGCAAGGTCCAGGACCTGGGCCTGGTGGTGCTGATCTCGGCCCTGGTGGGCGCACGGCTGTTCTACGTGCTGGTCGAGTGGGAGTACTTCGTGGACCACCCCCTCCAGGTGTTCGAGATCTGGAAGGGGGGCCTGGTGTTCTACGGCGGGTTCGTGACGGCGGCCCTGGCCAGCCTGGCCTACGTGCGCCACGCGGGCCTGCCGGTGTGGCCCACGGCCGACGCGGTGGCGCCGGGGCTGGCCCTGGGCCAGGCCCTGGGCCGGATCGGGTGCTTCTTCGCAGGGTGCTGCTACGGCGCCGAGTGCCGGCTGCCGTGGGCGGTGACGTTCACCGATCCCCGGGGGCTGGCCCCTTTGAACCTGCCGCTGCACCCCACCCAGATCTACAGCGCCGTGGGGAACTTCGTGATCTTCCTGGTGCTGTACTTCGGGTTTCGGAAGCGCTGGGGCGGCACCGGACGGGTGTTCGGGCTGTACCTGGTGCTGTACCCGGCGTTCCGGTTCATGGTCGAGTTCTTCCGGAACGACCCCCGGGGCTCCCTGGGCCCCCTGAGCACCAGCCAGGCCCTGGGCATCCCCCTGTTCCTGTTCGGCCTGTGGCTCCTGTGGGTCCGGCGGGGGGAGGGGCAATAG
- a CDS encoding ChaN family lipoprotein encodes MRATALFLVAASLLLGGCAQTLLTVDRVESPYRDLSSLEKGDIVHLATGRKLSQEELLEYLSSYRVVYVGETHDNVYDHQVELTILKGLAERFPGQVVLGLEMLRRPYQEKVDAYLAGELSEREFVRTAWSPSWGPNSWRYYRDILRFVRDEGIPVLALNAGRDLTRAASRAPNLDELDEDLRNRLPKDMDLADPYHRAFIRAIFGGHSEGTNQSEAFYRVQVIWDETMAETAARFLRSPEGRGKRLVVFAGGNHVRYGFGMPRRLFRRVPEAYAIVDPLTIEIPEEKQEKVLMDVTPPDLPLRPADVYWAVGYDDLEDERVMLGVRIEKAEGGGARVLGVMPDSPAAKAGIQEDDVIVSVDGEPVEELFDLTFQVGQHKPGDRGPVVVVRNGERRELQVEYDVVKHGGER; translated from the coding sequence ATGCGAGCAACCGCTCTCTTCCTCGTCGCGGCATCCCTCCTCCTGGGAGGGTGCGCGCAGACCCTGCTCACCGTGGACCGCGTGGAGTCCCCCTACCGGGACCTGTCGAGCCTGGAAAAGGGCGACATCGTGCACCTGGCCACGGGCCGCAAGCTCTCCCAGGAGGAGCTGCTGGAGTACCTGAGCTCGTACCGGGTGGTGTACGTGGGCGAGACCCACGACAACGTCTACGACCACCAGGTGGAGCTCACCATCCTCAAGGGCCTGGCCGAACGGTTCCCCGGCCAGGTGGTGCTGGGGCTCGAGATGCTGCGGCGGCCGTACCAGGAGAAGGTGGACGCGTACCTCGCCGGCGAGCTCAGCGAGCGGGAGTTCGTGCGCACGGCCTGGTCCCCCTCGTGGGGCCCCAACTCCTGGCGCTACTACCGGGACATCCTGCGGTTCGTCCGGGACGAGGGGATCCCCGTGCTGGCCCTCAACGCCGGGCGTGACCTCACCCGGGCGGCCTCCCGGGCCCCGAATCTGGACGAGCTGGACGAGGATCTGCGCAACCGCCTTCCGAAGGACATGGACCTGGCCGACCCGTACCACCGGGCCTTCATCCGGGCCATCTTCGGCGGGCACTCCGAGGGCACCAACCAGAGCGAGGCCTTCTACCGGGTGCAGGTGATCTGGGACGAGACCATGGCCGAGACCGCGGCCCGGTTCCTCCGAAGCCCCGAGGGCCGGGGCAAACGCCTGGTGGTGTTCGCGGGTGGCAACCACGTGCGCTACGGGTTCGGCATGCCCCGTCGGCTGTTCCGGAGGGTGCCCGAGGCCTACGCGATCGTGGACCCCCTGACCATCGAGATCCCGGAGGAGAAGCAGGAAAAGGTCCTCATGGACGTGACCCCCCCCGACCTCCCCCTGCGCCCGGCCGACGTGTACTGGGCCGTGGGGTACGACGACCTGGAGGACGAGCGCGTGATGCTGGGGGTCCGGATCGAGAAGGCCGAGGGCGGCGGCGCCCGGGTGCTGGGGGTCATGCCCGACAGCCCGGCGGCGAAGGCCGGCATCCAGGAGGACGACGTGATCGTGTCGGTGGACGGCGAGCCGGTGGAGGAGCTGTTCGACCTCACCTTTCAGGTCGGCCAGCACAAGCCCGGCGACCGAGGGCCGGTGGTCGTGGTCCGGAACGGGGAGCGTCGGGAACTCCAGGTGGAGTACGACGTGGTGAAGCACGGGGGGGAACGCTAG
- a CDS encoding PIN domain-containing protein: MSPDAHRAAVEAFQAGPWRELNLQPSWKVLGELSERHVLKGADLWHLATTKTLQATLPEARILTFDRVLSAAAKKEGLAVEPTATP; the protein is encoded by the coding sequence TTGTCCCCGGATGCCCATCGGGCCGCGGTAGAGGCCTTCCAGGCCGGGCCGTGGCGTGAGCTCAATCTGCAGCCGTCGTGGAAGGTTCTGGGGGAGTTGTCCGAGCGCCACGTGCTGAAGGGTGCAGATCTTTGGCACCTGGCCACGACCAAGACCCTTCAGGCAACCCTTCCCGAGGCGAGGATTCTCACGTTCGACCGGGTGCTGTCGGCTGCAGCGAAAAAGGAGGGATTGGCGGTGGAGCCTACCGCCACCCCTTGA
- a CDS encoding type II toxin-antitoxin system Phd/YefM family antitoxin — MPVRVGIREAKAHLSRYLRLVKGGDEVIVTERGRPVGKIVPFRDTDLSVDDRIERLQAEGIIGPPKKLAKVPHPVQAGGKSAQEYLREDREG, encoded by the coding sequence ATGCCGGTACGGGTCGGAATACGGGAAGCGAAGGCGCATCTCAGCCGATACCTACGGTTGGTCAAAGGGGGCGACGAGGTGATCGTCACCGAGCGGGGTCGGCCGGTTGGGAAGATCGTTCCCTTCCGGGACACCGACCTGTCGGTCGACGACCGGATCGAACGGCTTCAAGCCGAGGGAATCATCGGGCCGCCCAAGAAGTTGGCAAAAGTGCCACACCCTGTCCAGGCGGGCGGCAAGAGTGCGCAAGAGTACCTCAGGGAGGACCGGGAAGGTTGA
- a CDS encoding DUF523 and DUF1722 domain-containing protein, with translation METHARLRILVSACLLGDPVRYDGGHKLDPAVAGLAPWAELVAVCPEAEAGLGVPREAMDLVGDPAGPRAVTVETGRDRTKELAAVFRRRAADLAALEPDAAILKARSPSCAVESARVYPQRPRQGDPVPGRGLFAAELARRAPLLPLAEETDLHRPEPRAHLFRRVFTLRRWRAARATAPDPRALRKFHERERLGLLSHDPDRCRGLERLAVSAADRSVDEAWARYEALLLETLARRPTRRAHAVALRHGASVVAEDLDAGDRGRLAAAIRAYEEGGGSLAAVASLLRELARRKGRKDLADSPYLAPHPLELGE, from the coding sequence ATGGAAACCCACGCCCGCCTGCGCATCCTGGTGAGCGCGTGCCTGCTGGGGGATCCGGTGCGCTACGACGGGGGCCACAAGCTCGACCCGGCCGTGGCCGGGCTGGCGCCCTGGGCTGAGCTCGTGGCGGTGTGCCCCGAGGCGGAGGCAGGGCTCGGGGTGCCCCGGGAAGCCATGGACCTGGTGGGCGACCCCGCCGGACCCCGAGCCGTGACCGTGGAGACCGGCCGGGACCGAACGAAGGAGCTGGCTGCGGTGTTCCGCCGCCGGGCGGCCGATCTGGCCGCCTTGGAACCGGACGCCGCGATCCTGAAGGCCCGGTCCCCGTCCTGCGCGGTGGAGTCGGCCCGGGTGTACCCGCAGCGTCCCCGGCAGGGCGACCCGGTGCCGGGCCGAGGGCTGTTTGCGGCCGAGCTGGCCCGACGGGCACCCCTCCTACCCCTGGCCGAGGAGACCGATCTCCACCGCCCGGAGCCCCGGGCACACCTGTTCCGCCGGGTGTTCACGCTCCGGCGCTGGAGGGCGGCTCGGGCGACCGCGCCGGATCCGAGGGCCCTGCGGAAGTTCCACGAGCGGGAGCGGCTCGGGCTCCTCAGCCACGATCCGGACCGCTGCCGCGGCCTGGAGCGGCTCGCGGTCTCGGCCGCCGACCGTTCCGTGGACGAGGCCTGGGCACGGTACGAGGCGCTCCTTCTGGAGACACTCGCCCGCCGTCCCACCCGTCGGGCCCATGCCGTCGCGCTCCGGCACGGGGCCTCTGTGGTGGCCGAGGATCTCGACGCCGGGGACCGGGGGCGGCTGGCGGCCGCGATCCGGGCATACGAGGAGGGCGGGGGATCGCTCGCGGCCGTCGCGTCCCTCCTACGGGAGCTCGCCCGCAGGAAGGGGAGGAAGGATCTGGCAGACTCCCCGTACCTGGCCCCTCACCCCCTGGAGCTCGGGGAGTGA